One region of Treponema primitia ZAS-1 genomic DNA includes:
- a CDS encoding O-antigen polymerase has translation MTTDKFILLLLDNIWIYFLSLLLMFIVYFPLIKKIANCLINPLLFAVIMHVLTNTVPVFLFFTGRIQEYYFYYFIIAEIVFTIGFLLFFSKPICCKYVIINDNNYSNIIFIFYLIVFVVSTLITYYIEGIPAFKASRLTLKSNFTGILNRFIGFASTYITIFVFYVFKYRKRKILTAIVLLLVAITSVLSGSKSAILSLIFNYYCYLYFYENKSFKKNKVILLLSPFFIIAALIVIFLRSNRNILDAIISLAQRFIGNGDMYWIAFGDDAEYLDKIVIKHKYLYPLIGFLSPLHILPSNIYDDYIGLQLFRIIHPTLNNIMGPNTVAPLMGIVLYGWGGIILCFLIGLFTSFLIFKLQKKIPKSITMAVIYSYLYQNGISCLTDLAVGLSGIVTLILNIIIIYFICLLINHRVKYRKITLRNIYV, from the coding sequence TTCCGTTGATAAAAAAGATAGCGAATTGTTTAATTAATCCTTTATTATTTGCAGTTATAATGCATGTTCTTACAAACACAGTACCAGTGTTTTTATTCTTTACAGGTAGAATCCAAGAATATTATTTTTATTATTTTATCATAGCGGAAATAGTATTCACAATTGGGTTTTTATTATTTTTTTCAAAACCTATTTGCTGCAAATATGTAATTATAAATGATAATAATTATTCGAATATAATTTTTATTTTTTATTTGATTGTATTTGTTGTGAGTACTTTAATCACATATTATATTGAAGGTATACCAGCTTTTAAAGCATCGAGACTTACATTGAAATCTAATTTTACTGGAATATTAAATCGTTTTATTGGTTTTGCAAGTACATATATTACAATATTTGTATTTTATGTATTTAAATATAGGAAAAGAAAAATATTAACGGCTATTGTTTTGCTTCTTGTTGCCATAACAAGTGTTTTGTCCGGTTCAAAAAGTGCAATATTATCATTAATATTTAATTATTACTGCTATTTATATTTCTATGAGAATAAGTCATTTAAAAAGAATAAAGTCATATTATTGTTATCTCCATTTTTTATTATCGCAGCATTAATTGTTATATTCTTACGCTCTAATAGAAACATTCTTGATGCAATAATTTCATTGGCTCAAAGATTTATTGGTAATGGAGACATGTATTGGATAGCATTTGGAGATGATGCAGAGTATTTAGATAAAATCGTTATTAAACATAAGTATTTGTATCCATTAATTGGTTTCCTGTCTCCCTTACATATATTACCATCAAATATCTATGATGACTATATAGGTTTACAATTGTTTCGTATCATACATCCTACTTTAAATAATATTATGGGACCAAATACAGTTGCGCCTTTAATGGGAATTGTTTTATATGGATGGGGTGGAATAATTTTATGTTTTTTAATAGGCCTTTTTACATCTTTTTTAATATTTAAACTTCAAAAGAAAATACCTAAATCGATCACAATGGCTGTAATTTATTCTTATTTATATCAGAATGGAATTAGCTGTTTAACAGATCTAGCTGTGGGATTATCTGGAATTGTAACATTAATACTAAACATTATAATTATATATTTTATTTGTCTATTAATAAATCATAGAGTTAAGTATAGAAAAATAACTCTACGGAATATATATGTTTAA
- a CDS encoding glycosyltransferase family 2 protein, translating into MFKISIITVTLNSELTLENTILSVINQKDVNIEYIIIDGNSSDDTLKIIEKYRDSIALIISERDDGIYDAMNKGIKYATGEFLLFLGSDDILANVNVISNVSKSIDDLNAVYYGDSYFFKRNILHSGIFCELKLFNINICHQSIFYPKSIYKKNIYNIKYKYLADYDYNLKIYKTTRFYYINMLITLFNDEGSCDKNIDKFFLKDKTKIILNIYGFNKTIIYIITRPIYLIIKKILTKIIKYL; encoded by the coding sequence ATGTTTAAAATATCCATTATTACAGTTACATTAAATTCAGAACTAACATTGGAAAATACAATTCTATCTGTAATTAATCAAAAAGATGTTAATATAGAATATATTATTATTGATGGAAACAGTTCTGATGACACATTGAAAATTATTGAGAAATATAGAGATAGTATAGCCCTTATAATTTCAGAAAGGGATGATGGCATCTATGATGCAATGAATAAAGGAATTAAGTACGCAACAGGTGAATTTTTATTATTTCTTGGGTCTGATGATATTTTAGCAAATGTAAATGTTATTAGTAATGTTAGTAAAAGTATTGATGATTTAAATGCTGTATATTATGGAGACTCATATTTTTTTAAAAGGAATATTTTACATTCAGGGATATTTTGTGAATTAAAACTTTTTAATATAAACATATGTCATCAGTCTATATTTTATCCTAAGTCAATTTATAAAAAAAATATATATAATATAAAATATAAATACCTTGCTGATTATGATTATAATTTGAAAATATATAAAACAACAAGATTTTATTATATTAATATGCTAATAACATTATTTAATGATGAAGGTAGTTGTGATAAAAATATTGACAAATTCTTTTTAAAAGACAAAACGAAGATAATTTTAAATATTTATGGCTTTAATAAAACAATAATATATATTATTACAAGGCCTATATATTTAATTATAAAAAAAATACTTACAAAGATTATAAAATATTTGTGA
- a CDS encoding glycosyltransferase: MNKNICSVITVFNPDTNKLMKNIDIQLEYIDRIYLSVNSWKNRPFIDSKRITIIDNRKNIGLSKAINKCIRQAVNDCFNYTILFDQDSYLVKENFELLFNEFIAAERIQKISCIGPSLNVRNNLITIPRWTKENKTIKINDVFSVKNIITSGMLLNNEYFISLGGFDERFPVDFCDFLFCWKSTYNGYLVLQSTNAYIKHEIGTNNINIKGHTLHFHAPYRNYFLVRDTLNICLLVKETPFFIRLRFLFFLPFRMLLFLFLLENKNTRLRMYWYGLKDFLMLQHGFGSIKHILDAE; this comes from the coding sequence ATGAATAAAAATATTTGCTCTGTGATAACTGTATTTAATCCTGATACTAATAAACTTATGAAAAATATTGATATACAACTTGAATATATTGATCGTATTTACTTGTCTGTTAATTCATGGAAAAATCGGCCATTTATTGATAGTAAAAGAATTACTATAATAGATAATAGGAAAAATATTGGGTTATCAAAAGCAATAAATAAGTGTATAAGGCAGGCTGTTAATGATTGTTTTAATTATACAATCTTGTTTGATCAAGATAGTTATTTAGTAAAGGAAAATTTTGAATTATTATTTAATGAATTCATAGCGGCGGAAAGGATACAAAAAATATCGTGCATTGGGCCATCTTTGAATGTTAGAAATAATTTGATTACTATACCAAGATGGACAAAAGAAAATAAAACAATAAAAATTAATGATGTATTTTCTGTAAAGAACATAATAACGTCAGGCATGCTTCTTAATAATGAATATTTTATCAGTCTTGGTGGATTTGATGAACGTTTTCCTGTTGATTTCTGCGATTTTTTATTTTGTTGGAAGAGTACTTATAATGGGTATCTTGTTTTGCAGAGCACGAATGCTTATATAAAACATGAGATCGGAACCAATAATATTAATATAAAAGGACATACATTACATTTTCATGCACCATACAGAAATTATTTTCTTGTGCGGGATACATTGAATATTTGCCTCCTTGTTAAAGAGACGCCTTTTTTTATTCGGCTTAGGTTTTTATTTTTTTTGCCATTTAGGATGTTACTATTTTTATTTCTGCTTGAAAACAAAAATACTCGTTTAAGAATGTATTGGTATGGCTTGAAGGATTTTTTAATGTTGCAACATGGGTTTGGAAGCATAAAACATATTTTAGATGCTGAGTAA